The Chryseolinea soli genome contains a region encoding:
- a CDS encoding NUDIX hydrolase — translation MKALLIKRGFEPEKGKWSLMGGFVREDEGTDEAANRVLHQLTGMKGIYMEQLCAFGDVDRDPAGRVISIAYFALINITDYNKQLQLEHEAKWFPLSESPELIFDHQKLLLKAQERLREKVACDPIGFELLPPKFTLPRLQSLYEAIYEMPFDRRNFIKKMRSLGVLNKLNEKERGSSRKGAYYYEFNNQHYNHVYKSIKKFV, via the coding sequence TTGAAAGCGCTATTGATCAAAAGAGGTTTTGAACCTGAAAAAGGAAAATGGTCGTTGATGGGAGGTTTTGTCCGTGAAGATGAGGGGACTGATGAAGCAGCGAACAGAGTTCTACACCAACTGACCGGAATGAAAGGCATCTACATGGAACAGCTCTGCGCATTTGGCGATGTAGATCGCGATCCGGCAGGCAGGGTGATCTCTATTGCTTACTTTGCACTGATCAATATTACAGACTACAACAAACAACTTCAGCTTGAACACGAAGCGAAGTGGTTTCCGCTCTCGGAAAGTCCGGAGCTTATTTTCGATCACCAAAAATTGCTATTGAAAGCTCAGGAACGACTACGCGAAAAGGTAGCCTGTGATCCTATTGGTTTTGAACTCCTTCCTCCAAAATTCACGTTGCCGCGATTGCAAAGTCTGTATGAGGCCATCTACGAAATGCCGTTTGATCGGCGCAATTTCATAAAGAAAATGCGGTCGCTTGGAGTGCTGAATAAGCTGAATGAAAAGGAGAGAGGTTCATCCAGGAAAGGCGCATACTATTATGAATTCAATAATCAGCATTATAACCACGTTTATAAGAGCATCAAAAAATTTGTTTGA
- a CDS encoding cellulase N-terminal Ig-like domain-containing protein, with product MIEREFFFKRLKSIISLTVLLFLLSHAYAQELKLNDLEYFETQGVNVLVYNNLFTGGFNDEKNAGIELIHHGVRTAQGGAVRLSNTPEQWDLVPEIPTRKVDRASKSIESTLRYKDYDFDSRVMVTAKGSGFEISVYLDKPIPKELEGSAGFNLEFLPSQYWGKAYLADGRYNRFPRYVVGNSVARPNNEKPKQFKGYKTYDDRGTGKFIDPLPLEKGRTFVLAPDEPSRLVKITSQDADLMLFDGRVLAQNGWFVVRSILPSGKTGKVLTWTVEPNAIKGWVREPNIGFSQVGYIPKQQKVAVIELDKKDKPLATASLYRIGNDGGASEVFSGKIISWGDYYKYHYVKFDFTSVTTPGIYYIQYGNFKTNDFLIENNVYDKITDATSDIWIPIHMNHMFVNEAYRVWHGEPFKEGYLQAPPNTDHFDLHAQGPTTDTKYKALEPIPGLNVGGFFDAGDFDIETGANISVVQNFVQTWEYFKPLRDQTFVDQKQRYVDLHRPDGTPDVLQFIEHGTLNLVAQAEIVGHMTQTLSNAVLDNYHHLGDAASLTDGLPYNPDLGPYERAKDGRSSGVKDDMWAFTSRNPRLDLYAATMFAAASRALKGYNDDLSARALVQSKRLLKEATDLLAAKPEDNSPWGASANVGTNLQLYRATGEKQYLDKFQELLWPALDRNVNSTLLTALNAVPHMDAAFKEKLRPYVVKYADYIKGLEKENPYGVPIVLGNWAGSGAILNFGTTICFASQYFPDVVAPGEAFKATNWLFGCHPYHNYSLVATVGATRPKAVFYGNNRADFSFIPGNVAPGILFRKPDHFENYDDWPFLWGQNEGTIAGNTNYLIFGSAFKNLVR from the coding sequence ATGATAGAAAGAGAGTTTTTTTTCAAGCGCTTAAAATCAATAATTTCGTTAACGGTCCTGCTTTTTTTGTTAAGTCACGCCTACGCACAGGAATTAAAGCTTAATGATCTCGAATATTTTGAAACGCAAGGCGTTAACGTCCTCGTTTACAATAACCTTTTTACAGGGGGATTTAACGACGAGAAGAATGCGGGTATTGAATTAATCCATCACGGCGTGAGGACTGCCCAAGGTGGTGCGGTGAGGCTCTCCAACACGCCTGAACAGTGGGATCTGGTTCCGGAAATACCCACCAGAAAGGTGGACCGGGCGTCGAAAAGTATAGAGAGCACATTGCGTTATAAAGATTACGATTTCGATTCGCGCGTGATGGTTACAGCGAAGGGTAGTGGTTTTGAAATATCGGTCTACCTGGACAAACCCATTCCTAAAGAACTTGAGGGAAGTGCAGGCTTTAATCTCGAATTTCTCCCTTCACAGTATTGGGGCAAAGCTTATCTGGCAGACGGACGTTATAATCGATTCCCACGTTACGTGGTGGGTAACAGTGTGGCAAGACCGAACAACGAAAAGCCAAAACAATTTAAAGGTTACAAAACATACGACGACAGGGGTACCGGTAAATTCATTGATCCACTTCCGCTGGAAAAAGGTCGTACGTTTGTTCTGGCACCCGATGAGCCTTCACGCCTTGTGAAAATCACTTCGCAGGATGCCGACCTGATGCTCTTCGATGGACGCGTGTTGGCCCAAAATGGTTGGTTTGTTGTTCGTAGTATTCTCCCTTCAGGAAAAACAGGAAAAGTGTTGACCTGGACGGTTGAGCCAAACGCCATCAAAGGGTGGGTGAGAGAGCCAAACATAGGTTTCTCCCAAGTCGGTTACATCCCCAAACAACAGAAAGTCGCCGTTATTGAACTTGACAAGAAAGACAAGCCACTGGCCACAGCCTCACTATACAGAATAGGCAACGACGGCGGTGCCAGCGAGGTGTTCAGCGGGAAGATAATTTCATGGGGCGATTACTATAAATATCACTATGTGAAATTTGATTTCACCTCCGTCACTACCCCAGGTATATATTACATCCAATATGGCAATTTCAAAACGAACGACTTCCTGATTGAAAATAACGTGTATGATAAGATCACGGACGCCACGAGCGACATATGGATTCCGATTCACATGAATCACATGTTTGTAAATGAGGCGTACAGGGTGTGGCATGGAGAACCTTTCAAGGAAGGCTATCTCCAGGCCCCGCCAAACACAGATCATTTCGATCTGCATGCTCAGGGACCGACAACGGATACGAAGTATAAAGCCCTCGAACCGATCCCGGGACTAAACGTCGGTGGATTTTTCGATGCAGGAGATTTTGATATTGAAACAGGCGCGAATATTAGTGTAGTACAAAACTTCGTTCAAACGTGGGAGTATTTTAAGCCACTACGGGATCAAACGTTTGTTGATCAGAAGCAACGCTATGTCGACCTTCATCGACCTGATGGAACACCCGATGTATTGCAGTTTATCGAGCACGGAACATTGAACCTTGTAGCGCAGGCAGAGATTGTTGGCCACATGACGCAAACGCTTTCAAACGCTGTGCTCGACAATTATCACCACCTGGGAGACGCAGCTTCATTAACCGATGGACTTCCTTATAACCCGGACCTTGGTCCTTACGAAAGAGCAAAAGACGGAAGGTCGAGCGGAGTCAAAGATGACATGTGGGCATTCACGAGTCGCAACCCTCGACTTGATCTTTACGCCGCTACCATGTTTGCTGCGGCGAGTAGGGCTTTGAAGGGCTATAATGATGATCTTTCTGCCAGAGCATTAGTGCAGTCAAAGAGACTTCTGAAAGAAGCAACCGACCTTCTCGCGGCGAAGCCAGAAGACAATTCGCCTTGGGGAGCGTCGGCTAATGTTGGCACCAATCTTCAACTCTATAGGGCGACCGGCGAAAAACAGTACCTCGATAAATTTCAGGAGCTCTTATGGCCAGCGCTTGATCGCAACGTTAATTCCACACTGCTGACGGCGCTGAATGCCGTCCCACATATGGATGCAGCCTTCAAAGAAAAGCTTCGTCCCTACGTTGTCAAGTATGCGGATTACATAAAAGGATTAGAAAAGGAAAATCCCTATGGCGTACCGATTGTGCTGGGCAACTGGGCTGGCAGTGGCGCAATTTTAAATTTCGGTACCACGATCTGTTTTGCAAGCCAGTATTTTCCAGACGTTGTTGCCCCGGGTGAAGCGTTCAAGGCAACGAACTGGCTATTTGGTTGTCATCCCTATCACAATTATTCACTCGTAGCCACAGTTGGTGCGACGCGTCCTAAAGCAGTCTTCTATGGCAATAACCGGGCTGACTTCTCTTTTATTCCCGGCAACGTAGCACCCGGTATTTTATTCAGAAAACCCGACCACTTTGAGAACTACGACGACTGGCCATTCCTCTGGGGACAAAACGAAGGTACCATCGCTGGCAATACGAATTATTTAATTTTCGGATCAGCGTTTAAGAATCTTGTGAGGTAA
- a CDS encoding InlB B-repeat-containing protein yields MKTGITGAQHSRRVFWITTIFKTLFVTFLFFIPPIEGRSQTETYTWSNVSLGGGGFVSGIISHKTSGDVYCRTDVGGAYRWNATNSKWVPLLDWCSEDEVTYQGVEAIALDPQDPNKVYVLAGTDYFNGGKTAILRSSDKGNTFSITDVTASFKAHGNGIGRANGERLAVDPNNSNILFCGTRRNGLWKSTNAGATWTLAWDGVTATPNDNGICFVLFDPGNVSGGITQTIYIGVSQYASTNIYRSTDGGNTFSALSSALPTTYMPHRAALSGNMLYITYANGSGPHGHWKTELNEPSNDGQVWKFNTSTSTATNITPSTGKAYSGVSVDPANSNRIVASTTNAYGNNQFGTAYGDFIYLSTDGGNTWTLKLSSTSTMDTNGLGWIVGSSIHWAGSLDFDPLNTARVRVISGNGIFTCDNINAANTTWKFDVKGIEETVVLDATSIPGGNFISAVGDVYGAVYSDIYTYPAKNITPTVVCNSGVTYAANNTNKVVRVADKVYYSTNQGATWTQSPSTNGTYGKVALSADGNTILHCPSGGSTTYYSTDNGGTWTSTGVTDAKDAFPIADLVNTSKFYLYNPSTGQLLVSTNKGVSFSASASNPGQWGSSVARAVPGKEGHVWVALNGSGLKYTTSNGTSWTTVPNVTYCAAVGFGKLAPAATYPTIYIWGTIGGVRGLFRSIDQGAHWIRINDDAHEWGGPGNGNFVMGDMNVYGRVYMSSVGRGLIAGEAPKYTLTTTALPSAGGTVTGAGSYTAGSTATPTATPAVGYTFTGWSGDATGTSASVAVDMTKNKSVTANFLATNYTLVTTASPAAGGTVSGAGPYAAGSTPTITATPAAGYAFTGWSGDASGAASSTTVTMNSSKSVTANFQVIKYTLATTASPAGGGAVSGAGSYDAGSAALLTATPATGYTFIGWSGDATGNASSVTITMSGNKTVTANFQAQSSATKYTLATIASPSAGGNISGAGTYDAGSVTALTATPAAGYTFIGWSGDATGSASSTTITMSGDKTVTANFQIQSSTTKYTLATTASPSEGGSVSGAGTYDAGSVAALTATPAAGYTFTGWSGDVTGTSASTTVTMNSNKNVTANFSIAEVTITATVVPAAGGSVTGAGEYPSGTTVIIEALAAAGYNFIGWSGDIAGTATSQTVTVSNDMVVQANFESTEGVALKIPRLFSPDNHGDISTEAWNIENAYLLDGCEMVIYNRQGQKVYSSLGYATPWDGTSNGKPLPDGAYFYIIRYPDNKKQAGSVTIARLK; encoded by the coding sequence ATGAAAACAGGGATAACCGGTGCGCAGCACAGCAGACGGGTCTTTTGGATCACCACGATCTTTAAGACCCTCTTTGTAACTTTTCTTTTCTTCATTCCTCCGATAGAGGGACGATCTCAAACGGAGACCTATACCTGGAGCAACGTATCGCTGGGGGGCGGCGGTTTCGTATCCGGTATCATAAGCCATAAGACATCCGGAGATGTTTACTGCCGTACGGATGTCGGTGGGGCTTACCGATGGAATGCCACAAATTCTAAATGGGTTCCTTTGCTCGACTGGTGTTCGGAGGACGAAGTTACCTACCAGGGCGTTGAGGCGATTGCTTTAGATCCACAAGATCCTAACAAGGTATATGTGTTAGCCGGTACCGACTATTTCAACGGAGGAAAGACTGCCATATTACGATCTTCCGACAAGGGCAATACTTTTTCTATTACCGATGTAACCGCCAGTTTTAAAGCACACGGCAATGGTATCGGAAGAGCAAATGGCGAACGGCTTGCTGTGGATCCGAACAATAGTAACATATTATTTTGCGGAACCAGGAGAAACGGATTATGGAAAAGCACAAATGCCGGTGCAACGTGGACATTGGCCTGGGATGGAGTCACGGCCACTCCCAACGACAATGGAATTTGTTTCGTCTTATTCGATCCTGGTAATGTCTCGGGAGGCATTACACAAACCATTTATATAGGAGTTTCCCAATACGCAAGCACGAATATTTATAGAAGTACCGATGGCGGTAATACTTTTTCAGCCCTGTCCAGTGCACTGCCTACAACCTACATGCCGCACAGAGCCGCGCTTTCCGGAAATATGTTATACATCACGTATGCAAATGGTTCAGGTCCACATGGACATTGGAAGACTGAACTGAACGAACCTTCGAACGACGGACAAGTATGGAAATTTAATACAAGTACATCGACGGCGACAAACATCACACCATCGACAGGAAAGGCATACAGCGGGGTAAGCGTGGATCCGGCAAATTCCAACAGGATTGTCGCATCAACCACGAATGCATACGGCAATAACCAATTCGGTACCGCCTATGGAGATTTTATTTATTTATCCACCGATGGCGGAAATACATGGACATTAAAATTATCCAGCACGAGTACCATGGACACCAATGGCTTGGGATGGATAGTCGGTTCAAGTATACACTGGGCTGGCTCCCTTGACTTTGATCCATTGAATACGGCGAGGGTAAGGGTTATTTCAGGGAATGGGATATTTACCTGCGACAATATAAACGCGGCAAACACGACCTGGAAATTTGATGTAAAGGGTATTGAAGAAACCGTAGTGCTGGATGCCACAAGCATTCCCGGTGGTAATTTTATCTCAGCGGTAGGAGACGTATACGGAGCAGTATATTCTGATATTTATACTTATCCGGCCAAGAATATTACTCCCACGGTGGTTTGTAATTCAGGTGTAACGTATGCCGCGAACAATACCAACAAAGTTGTTAGAGTTGCCGATAAAGTATATTACTCCACCAACCAGGGAGCAACCTGGACGCAATCGCCTTCCACGAATGGCACGTATGGGAAAGTAGCTTTATCCGCGGATGGGAATACGATCCTTCATTGTCCTAGTGGTGGAAGCACGACGTATTACTCAACAGACAATGGAGGAACATGGACAAGTACGGGAGTCACGGATGCTAAAGACGCCTTTCCGATTGCGGACCTCGTTAATACAAGCAAATTTTATCTTTATAATCCTAGTACGGGACAGCTACTGGTAAGCACAAATAAAGGCGTAAGTTTTTCGGCTTCAGCATCTAATCCAGGTCAATGGGGTTCGAGTGTGGCAAGGGCTGTTCCTGGTAAGGAAGGACATGTGTGGGTAGCTTTAAACGGGAGTGGATTAAAATACACCACGAGCAATGGAACTTCATGGACAACGGTCCCTAATGTTACCTATTGTGCGGCAGTAGGATTCGGGAAACTGGCTCCCGCTGCGACTTATCCAACGATCTATATATGGGGTACGATAGGAGGAGTGAGGGGGTTGTTCCGCTCGATTGATCAGGGAGCTCACTGGATAAGAATAAACGACGATGCCCATGAATGGGGTGGACCGGGAAACGGAAATTTTGTAATGGGCGACATGAATGTATATGGCCGGGTATACATGAGTAGTGTAGGAAGAGGTCTTATTGCCGGAGAAGCACCTAAATATACCCTTACGACAACGGCATTGCCATCTGCCGGCGGTACGGTGACAGGGGCAGGATCGTATACCGCCGGAAGTACAGCAACACCAACCGCTACACCTGCGGTCGGATACACTTTTACGGGTTGGAGTGGTGACGCCACCGGAACTTCTGCTTCCGTTGCCGTAGACATGACCAAAAACAAGTCTGTCACGGCAAACTTCCTGGCAACGAATTATACACTTGTCACGACGGCATCGCCCGCTGCAGGTGGTACCGTGAGCGGGGCTGGACCGTATGCAGCAGGTAGCACACCGACAATAACGGCAACGCCTGCAGCCGGATATGCCTTTACAGGCTGGAGTGGCGATGCATCGGGAGCAGCTTCGTCTACGACGGTAACGATGAACAGCAGCAAGTCGGTGACGGCAAATTTCCAGGTAATTAAATATACCCTTGCCACTACCGCATCACCCGCGGGGGGAGGTGCCGTGAGCGGAGCCGGATCCTATGATGCCGGTAGTGCAGCGTTGCTCACAGCGACCCCTGCAACAGGATATACTTTTATTGGCTGGAGTGGTGATGCAACAGGAAATGCTTCTTCGGTGACCATAACGATGAGCGGCAACAAGACCGTCACAGCAAATTTTCAGGCACAATCCAGCGCAACGAAATATACGCTGGCTACAATTGCCTCACCGTCTGCGGGTGGTAATATCAGTGGCGCGGGAACGTATGATGCCGGTAGTGTAACGGCACTCACAGCAACGCCTGCGGCTGGTTATACTTTTATAGGTTGGAGTGGTGATGCAACAGGAAGTGCTTCTTCCACAACCATAACGATGAGTGGCGACAAAACGGTCACAGCAAATTTTCAGATACAATCCAGCACAACGAAATATACGCTGGCCACAACAGCATCGCCGTCAGAGGGTGGGAGTGTAAGTGGCGCGGGAACGTATGATGCCGGTAGTGTAGCGGCACTCACGGCAACGCCTGCCGCGGGCTATACTTTTACAGGTTGGAGTGGCGATGTAACAGGAACTTCTGCGTCGACTACGGTAACCATGAACAGTAACAAAAATGTTACGGCAAACTTCAGCATTGCTGAAGTCACGATTACCGCTACCGTTGTGCCGGCAGCAGGTGGCTCTGTAACAGGAGCAGGTGAATATCCATCAGGCACCACAGTAATCATAGAAGCCCTAGCAGCGGCCGGATATAATTTTATTGGCTGGAGCGGCGATATTGCAGGCACCGCTACTTCACAAACCGTAACCGTGAGCAACGATATGGTGGTTCAGGCCAACTTTGAAAGTACTGAAGGGGTTGCTTTAAAAATTCCCAGGCTCTTTTCACCGGATAACCACGGTGATATCAGCACGGAAGCATGGAATATTGAAAACGCTTATTTGCTGGATGGATGTGAGATGGTGATCTATAACCGGCAAGGACAGAAAGTATATTCTTCTCTTGGGTACGCTACTCCCTGGGATGGAACCTCAAACGGCAAGCCGCTTCCGGATGGTGCCTACTTCTATATTATCCGGTATCCTGACAATAAAAAACAAGCTGGCAGCGTAACCATCGCCCGACTCAAATGA
- a CDS encoding PorP/SprF family type IX secretion system membrane protein, with translation MKISFRILLFCTAWMITGPLQAQQNLVYSHYFLNPFLYNPSFVAPNGYSELYLNYRNQWTGIEGAPVTGTVSLHLALNHKTGIAFTGYQDKAGALKTTTGLATFAYQVYLGNSVSDDHKLAFGLSAGATSVSIHGDNSFVNEPVVGTTSSFEGQFGMHYQHKNLKIAFAIPRLFNTYVASDQDFNKVGFKQVRTTLSSVSYAIPIGERIVWEPMVTYRTYENTPSQFEGLGVLRMDNIVWFGGSYRQRYGASAFAGFNIKDKLKLGYAYEFAASQVNALGNGTHEIQLVVRLGKKKLGKSQTKAKTPLQRPQAVADTASVADLPNEDVAQQEKSESATLTGQSTASAATRQDEPVIKPPEPASAILPATVMPTHSDEEKQGSVKSLSGNGLPPGHYVVVGAFRSVENAKRYARNLKRSDYPADVAYHPGRQYYIVHMNHAATIEEARQLRDKYRQMSRYSFRDTWILSIE, from the coding sequence ATGAAAATTTCATTTAGAATTCTACTCTTCTGTACGGCATGGATGATAACCGGTCCGCTACAGGCGCAACAGAACCTGGTGTATAGCCACTACTTTCTTAATCCGTTCCTCTACAATCCATCGTTTGTGGCGCCCAACGGGTATAGCGAACTTTATTTGAACTACAGGAATCAATGGACTGGCATTGAGGGTGCACCCGTCACCGGGACGGTAAGCCTCCATTTGGCCTTGAACCATAAGACGGGTATAGCGTTCACGGGATACCAGGACAAGGCCGGCGCATTAAAAACAACCACGGGCCTGGCGACTTTTGCATACCAGGTATACCTGGGCAACAGCGTGAGCGACGATCACAAACTAGCTTTTGGATTATCGGCTGGTGCAACCAGCGTGTCTATCCATGGCGACAATAGTTTCGTCAACGAACCGGTGGTCGGTACGACATCGTCGTTCGAAGGGCAGTTTGGAATGCATTACCAACACAAGAACCTGAAGATCGCTTTTGCCATACCCCGTCTTTTCAATACGTATGTTGCCTCCGACCAGGACTTCAATAAAGTGGGCTTTAAGCAAGTGCGCACTACGCTGTCGTCGGTGAGTTACGCGATACCGATCGGCGAACGGATCGTATGGGAACCCATGGTGACGTATCGCACCTATGAAAATACGCCATCCCAGTTCGAAGGCTTGGGAGTTTTACGAATGGATAACATCGTATGGTTTGGCGGATCATACCGGCAGCGCTACGGCGCTTCCGCCTTTGCAGGATTCAACATCAAAGACAAATTGAAATTGGGCTATGCGTACGAGTTTGCAGCGAGCCAGGTGAACGCACTGGGGAATGGCACGCACGAAATACAATTGGTCGTGCGACTCGGGAAAAAGAAGTTGGGCAAGTCGCAGACAAAAGCAAAAACGCCACTCCAGCGACCACAGGCTGTTGCCGACACGGCATCGGTTGCAGACCTCCCCAATGAAGATGTAGCACAGCAAGAGAAAAGTGAAAGCGCTACACTCACCGGGCAATCGACAGCTTCAGCAGCGACCCGGCAAGACGAACCGGTGATCAAACCGCCTGAACCGGCGTCCGCTATACTGCCTGCTACGGTCATGCCAACCCATTCGGACGAAGAAAAGCAGGGATCGGTAAAATCACTTTCCGGAAATGGACTACCTCCAGGACATTATGTGGTCGTGGGAGCGTTCCGTTCGGTCGAAAATGCGAAGCGCTATGCCCGTAATCTGAAGCGCTCAGATTACCCGGCAGATGTGGCCTATCACCCGGGGCGACAGTATTATATCGTTCACATGAACCATGCCGCGACAATAGAAGAAGCGCGTCAACTGCGTGACAAATACAGACAGATGTCGCGCTATTCTTTCCGCGACACATGGATTCTCAGTATTGAATGA